A window from Dehalococcoidales bacterium encodes these proteins:
- a CDS encoding 4Fe-4S binding protein, with translation RTCPQAVFLVDSVKVERFKETDPREPGSFKLGTESRFKCTGCNECVDVCPVDAITITWPQ, from the coding sequence TACGGACCTGTCCCCAGGCCGTCTTCCTGGTGGATTCCGTGAAAGTGGAGAGGTTCAAAGAGACGGATCCCAGGGAACCCGGGAGCTTCAAGCTCGGGACCGAAAGCCGATTCAAGTGCACCGGATGCAACGAGTGCGTTGACGTATGCCCGGTAGATGCGATAACCATCACCTGGCCACAATGA